DNA from Merismopedia glauca CCAP 1448/3:
AAAGTTTGAGATACTTTGTTGGTTAAATCTTCTAAAGAAAGACTAGCACCTGCTAACCCTAGCGATTCTGCTAGCTGTTTACCTCGCACTCTTCCAGCAGCAACTAAGGAAATTGCTGTAGCTTTATCTCTTAGTGCTTCTTCCATGCCAGTAATAATAGCTTTAAGGCACACAATGCTGTTGAAATCGGTCAGTTCGGGGCGTAGTGTCGATTGCATAATTTTGACTCCTTTTCCAAATAATTGGCTATTAAATGTAAGTTAGTGGCTTAAGTTAGACTAAAGCTAGGGCTAGCTTTCATGGCAGTTTCTACAGTTTTGCTGAGTTGCTTGATTTCTAGGAACAACACACCTTGTTTTACCTCTGCGCTGGCTAAAGTCAGTAACATGGCTTCTTCGCCACAGCTAGTTAAAACGGCGTAACCGCGATCGCCTTGCACGAAAATCCGGTCTATACTACCGCGAGTCAATTCTTTACCGATTCTTTCGCCCAAAGATAGCATCGCTGCGGACATCGCTGCGGTTCTCTCTTCATCCATTTGACTTGGCAACA
Protein-coding regions in this window:
- a CDS encoding roadblock/LC7 domain-containing protein, yielding MSNIGSLQGILQNFVVTNPGVEGAAIVTPDGLPLASVLPSQMDEERTAAMSAAMLSLGERIGKELTRGSIDRIFVQGDRGYAVLTSCGEEAMLLTLASAEVKQGVLFLEIKQLSKTVETAMKASPSFSLT